Proteins found in one Zea mays cultivar B73 chromosome 1, Zm-B73-REFERENCE-NAM-5.0, whole genome shotgun sequence genomic segment:
- the LOC103631743 gene encoding late embryogenesis abundant protein D-34: MSQEQPRRPSGHEETSGGGEQGAVRYGDVFPAVSGGLAEKPVAPQDAATMQSAENLVFGQTLKGGPAAAMQSAATANERMGAVGHDQATDATAVQGVTVSETRVPGGGRIVTEFVAGQAVGQYLARDDDDGAAATAGGGIAGPGAGAGGGASAGVAGKDITKVTIGEALEATALAAGDAPVERSDAAAIQAAEARATGLDANVPGGLAAQAQSAAAANSWAWGDEDKATLGDVLANATARLVADKPVESADALGVAGAENRNRNDGTARPGGVAASMAAAARLNRNEAVWE; the protein is encoded by the exons ATGAGCCAGGAGCAGCCGAGGAGGCCGTCCGGCCATGAGGAGACGAGCGGCGGCGGAGAGCAGGGCGCCGTCCGCTACGGCGACGTGTTCCCGGCGGTGAGCGGGGGCCTCGCGGAGAAGCCCGTGGCGCCGCAGGACGCGGCCACGATGCAGTCGGCGGAGAACCTGGTGTTCGGCCAGACGCTCAAGGGCGGCCCGGCGGCGGCCATGCAGTCCGCGGCCACCGCCAACGAGCGCATGGGCGCCGTCGGGCACGACCAGGCCACGGACGCCACCGCCGTGCAGGGCGTCACCGTCTCCGAGACCCGCGTCCCGGGCGGCGGCCGCATCGTCACCGAGTTCGTCGCCGGGCAGGCTGTCGGCCAGTACCTCGCGCGGGACGACGACGATGGCGCCGCCGCCACGGCTGGCGGCGGCATCGCCGGCCCCGGCGCCGGAGCGGGAGGCGGCGCCTCTGCTGGCGTGGCGGGCAAGGATATCACGAAGGTGACCATCGGCGAGGCGCTCGAGGCGACGGCGCTCGCGGCGGGTGACGCGCCTGTGGAGCGCAGCGACGCGGCCGCCATCCAGGCGGCGGAGGCGCGCGCCACGGGGCTGGACGCGAACGTGCCCGGCGGCCTGGCCGCGCAGGCGCAGTCGGCCGCGGCGGCCAACTCGTGGGCGTGGGGAGACGAGGACAAGGCCACGCTCGGCGACGTCCTGGCG AACGCGACGGCGAGGTTGGTGGCGGACAAGCCGGTGGAGAGCGCCGATGCGTTGGGGGTGGCTGGCGCGGAGAACCGCAACAGGAACGACGGGACGGCGAGGCCCGGAGGCGTGGCGGCGTCCATGGCTGCGGCCGCACGGCTCAACCGTAACGAGGCGGTCTGGGAGTGA
- the LOC103631742 gene encoding pentatricopeptide repeat-containing protein At2g30780 has protein sequence MAIAAVRRLLWREVGTAAAAAALGTDGNLFARLVSEPECRVKATMEEAASSGTHRDGAFWEPPVTALLRASSPTKAHLILEWKLEKLLKEDIQDCEPYSRIIRFCGQTRNATFAMRVFECVEAKGIQLNTNICNALVDAFLSAGDLLSAMTLYETMESMDACSPNSATYDAFICAFSLLGSGHAMMSWYVAAKNAGFTPSIQAFESLITGFVRLNMLDDAKTVFEEMIALEIKPNSTILEASLEILSRKEETSRVGDFLKRARDGNWELNKATVVRLTRICLDGGVIDEMEQLLALIQKGTHLNSETQLHHGIIRFYANADRLADMEDAIYRMLDNGVMFTCPEDVDVIICCYFRHREFDRLDLFLNRIRSLFKLNRSTYDILVAGYRKFDLHERLDSTIADMMREAGFA, from the exons ATGGCTATCGCCGCCGTTCGCCGGCTCTTGTGGCGCGAGGTGGGGACTGCGGCCGCCGCCGCGGCCTTGGGGACGGACGGGAATCTGTTCGCTCGCCTGGTCTCGGAGCCGGAGTGCCGTGTCAAGGCGACCATGGAGGAGGCTGCCTCCTCCGGGACCCACCGCGACGGCGCCTTCTGGGAGCCCCCCGTCACCGCGCTCCTCCGCGCGTCGTCTCCTACCAAGGCGCACCTC ATATTGGAATGGAAACTAGAGAAGCTGCTGAAGGAAGACATTCAAGATTGCGAGCCCTACTCCAGGATAATTCGTTTCTGTGGTCAGACAAGGAATGCAACGTTTGCAATGAGAGTTTTCGAATGCGTGGAGGCGAAGGGAATCCAGCTGAACACTAACATTTGCAATGCCCTTGTCGATGCTTTCTTGTCAGCCGGAGACCTCCTTTCTGCAATGACCTTATACGAGACTATGGAAAGCATGGACGCTTGCAGTCCCAATTCCGCTACATATGATGCATTCATCTGTGCATTTTCGCTGCTTGGAAGTGGCCATGCTATGATGAGCTGGTATGTAGCTGCAAAGAACGCCGGGTTTACGCCAAGTATTCAagcttttgaatctttgatcactgGGTTTGTTCGGTTGAACATGCTAGACGATGCCAAAACGGTGTTTGAGGAAATGATTGCCTTGGAGATTAAGCCAAACTCTACTATTTTGGAGGCCAGCCTTGAGATTCTCTCTAGAAAGGAGGAGACCAGCAGAGTAGGAGACTTTTTAAAACGTGCAAGGGATGGCAATTGGGAGTTGAACAAAGCCACAGTTGTGAGGTTGACAAGAATATGCCTAGATGGAGGGGTAATAGATGAAATGGAGCAGCTGCTTGCCCTAATACAAAAGGGAACACACTTGAATTCTGAAACACAACTGCACCATGGAATTATCAGGTTCTATGCTAATGCAGATCGATTAGCGGATATGGAGGATGCAATTTATCGGATGTTGGACAATGGTGTGATGTTTACGTGCCCGGAGGATGTTGATGTCATAATCTGTTGTTATTTTCGTCACAGGGAATTTGATAGGTTGGATCTCTTTTTGAATCGCATCCGAAGTTTGTTCAAGCTCAATAGGTCTACATATGACATACTGGTTGCTGGATACCGAAAGTTTGATTTACATGAAAGACTTGATTCAACCATAGCTGATATGATGAGGGAAGCTGGATTTGCATGA
- the LOC100274542 gene encoding uncharacterized protein LOC100274542, translated as MRIHPASPTAGGKKDLRRLPHVYSKVLELPLPADTDVQVFEGPDAFHFVAAPAAGARAAATVRVRTVRIHPGVTKVVVQAGAAERAADDDAASDSMELDRWRSRLPEPTCPAMAVAGYVDGQLVVTVPKGPGAEEGADAGQGEVTWRCGGGGKITGRLVVVQ; from the coding sequence ATGAGGATCCACCCAGCATCCCCCACCGCCGGCGGCAAGAAGGACCTCCGGCGCCTGCCGCACGTGTACAGCAAGGTGCTGGAGCTGCCGCTCCCGGCGGACACCGACGTCCAGGTGTTCGAAGGCCCAGACGCCTTCCACTTCGTCGCGGCGCCGGCCGCCGGTGCGCGTGCCGCCGCCACCGTGCGGGTGCGCACCGTCAGGATCCACCCCGGGGTCACCAAGGTCGTGGTGCAGGCCGGAGCCGCCGAACGGGCCGCTGACGACGACGCCGCCAGCGACAGCATGGAGCTCGACAGGTGGCGGTCCCGGCTGCCCGAGCCGACCTGTCCGGCCATGGCGGTGGCCGGGTACGTCGACGGCCAGCTCGTCGTCACGGTGCCCAAGGGCCCCGGTGCCGAGGAAGGCGCCGACGCAGGGCAAGGCGAGGTTACCTGGAGGTGCGGCGGCGGAGGCAAGATCACTGGAAGACTCGTGGTTGTACAGTAG